In the Girardinichthys multiradiatus isolate DD_20200921_A chromosome 4, DD_fGirMul_XY1, whole genome shotgun sequence genome, one interval contains:
- the lysmd2 gene encoding lysM and putative peptidoglycan-binding domain-containing protein 2, with translation MAEFSPVLSMRDGGGRLAQPIFPRSRSGSESESELSQSLARTKIRSYGSTASVTASLGEKYIEHRVTDSDTLQGIALKYGVTMEQIKRANKLFSNDCIFLRNSLNIPVLSEKRSIFNGLSLESPDGDGETACQDARTPHVMTQDIEGPSPPSSPPPQPQPQPEELSARDFLHRLDLQIKQSKQAAQRLKEEEVRNNEEDYTASKTSYQEL, from the exons ATGGCGGAGTTCTCTCCCGTCCTGTCAATGCGGGATGGAGGTGGACGACTTGCCCAGCCCATCTTCCCGAGGTCCAGGTCTGGTTCCGAGTCGGAAAGCGAACTGTCCCAGAGTCTGGCCCGGACCAAGATACGTTCGTACGGAAGTACAGCCAGCGTCACTGCATCCCTGGGGGAGAAATACATAGAGCATCGGGTTACAGACAGTGATACTCTGCAGGGGATTGCTCTCAAATACGGCGTGACG ATGGAGCAAATCAAACGAGCCAATAAGCTGTTCAGCAACGACTGCATCTTCTTGAGGAACAGCCTCAACATCCCCGTGTTGTCGGAGAAGCGCTCAATTTTTAATGGACTGTCTCTGGAGTCTCCTGATGGGGACGGGGAGACGGCATGCCAGGATGCACGCACACCCCATGTTATGACGCAGGACATCGAGGGACCCTCGCCGCCCTCATCCCCACCCCCCCAGCCTCAGCCTCAGCCTGAGGAGTTGTCAGCCAGAGACTTCTTGCACAGACTGGACTTGCAAATTAAACAGTCAAAGCAGGCTGCACAGAGACTGAAGGAAGAGGAAGTAAG gAATAACGAGGAGGACTACACAGCCTCCAAAACTTCATACCAGGAGCTTTAA